One Deinococcus ruber genomic region harbors:
- a CDS encoding alpha/beta fold hydrolase: MQTYAAAPSAHDLMRNLVMLEGDVPLGAPKGSLTKRVVIGWGRHDRVCLPRQAHRAQALFPDATLHWFEHSGHYPQWDMPVETAQLILDVTQ; the protein is encoded by the coding sequence ATGCAGACCTACGCGGCCGCGCCCTCCGCGCACGACCTGATGCGCAACTTGGTTATGTTGGAGGGTGACGTGCCGTTGGGCGCGCCGAAGGGCAGCCTGACGAAACGGGTGGTGATCGGCTGGGGCCGCCATGACCGGGTATGTTTACCTCGGCAAGCCCACCGGGCGCAGGCCCTGTTCCCGGACGCGACGCTGCACTGGTTTGAACACAGCGGTCATTACCCGCAGTGGGACATGCCCGTTGAGACGGCACAGCTGATTTTGGATGTCACGCAGTAA
- a CDS encoding transposase translates to MSMVDVRAAMPDVHRWYNHERRHSALGDATPWVTLISPANARNAA, encoded by the coding sequence ATGTCTATGGTCGATGTCCGGGCCGCCATGCCCGACGTTCACCGCTGGTACAACCACGAGCGCCGTCATTCGGCACTCGGCGACGCCACGCCCTGGGTTACACTCATCTCACCGGCGAACGCTCGCAATGCCGCTTGA
- a CDS encoding alpha/beta fold hydrolase, which produces MLADLTAQRDVIALDLPGFGHTAPLVGKRSVATLADAVTDFLKAHGLLGIDAVGSSMGARLVLELARRGVVGAVVSLDPGGFQRGWENPFYYPDRDADLRGRALRARPDAQLGYVGG; this is translated from the coding sequence GTGCTGGCTGACCTCACCGCCCAACGCGACGTGATCGCCCTTGACCTCCCAGGCTTCGGCCATACCGCCCCCTTGGTGGGCAAGCGCTCGGTGGCGACCCTGGCCGACGCCGTCACAGACTTTCTGAAGGCCCACGGCCTGTTGGGTATCGATGCGGTCGGCAGTTCCATGGGCGCTCGGCTGGTGCTCGAATTGGCGCGACGCGGCGTCGTCGGTGCCGTGGTGTCGCTCGATCCGGGGGGCTTTCAACGCGGCTGGGAAAACCCCTTTTACTACCCTGATCGAGATGCAGACCTACGCGGCCGCGCCCTCCGCGCACGACCTGATGCGCAACTTGGTTATGTTGGAGGGTGA